One genomic window of Bradyrhizobium sp. B124 includes the following:
- the folB gene encoding dihydroneopterin aldolase — translation MTDTIFITGIVIHARHGVMEHETEVGQRFVIDLELYTDLSESSRTDRLSDTVSYSNVVATATSAFKNTNYKLLERAAGAVADDILTTFPRVRAVKVTVHKPHAPIAAIFDDVGVVLTRSRHPPSQS, via the coding sequence ATGACCGACACGATCTTCATCACCGGGATCGTCATCCATGCCCGCCATGGCGTGATGGAACATGAGACCGAAGTCGGGCAGCGCTTCGTCATCGACCTCGAGCTCTATACCGACCTCTCGGAATCCTCGCGCACCGACCGCCTCTCCGACACGGTGTCCTATTCCAACGTGGTGGCGACCGCGACGTCGGCATTCAAGAACACCAACTACAAGCTGCTGGAGCGCGCCGCCGGCGCGGTAGCCGATGACATCCTGACCACCTTCCCGCGCGTCAGGGCGGTCAAGGTCACCGTGCACAAGCCGCATGCGCCGATCGCCGCGATCTTCGACGATGTCGGCGTGGTGCTGACCCGCTCGCGGCATCCGCCGTCCCAGAGTTGA
- the folP gene encoding dihydropteroate synthase produces the protein MATRLIASAVTGPAASAVLPALLSRPYPAVMGILNVTPDSFSDGGQFIAPEQALAQARRLIAEGADIIDIGAESTRPYGSQPVTAEAEMARLKPVLAEVVALGVPVSIDSMKSEVVAWALDQGAAIANDVWGLQRDAGMAPLVAARGVPVIIMHNREQADPAIDIMQDIAVFFERSLEIATRAGIAPDRIVLDPGIGFGKTPEQSMIALARLAELNAFRLPVLVGASRKRFISTIVASEPQQRIGGSIAAHLIAAQHGARIIRAHDVAETVQALRVAAAIEGQQ, from the coding sequence ATGGCAACCAGGCTCATAGCATCGGCGGTGACCGGCCCGGCCGCATCAGCGGTGCTGCCGGCGCTGCTGTCGAGGCCCTATCCGGCGGTGATGGGTATCCTGAACGTGACGCCGGACTCGTTCTCCGACGGCGGCCAGTTCATCGCGCCCGAACAGGCGCTGGCGCAGGCCCGCAGGCTGATCGCCGAGGGCGCGGACATCATCGACATCGGCGCGGAATCCACCCGCCCCTACGGCTCGCAGCCGGTCACCGCCGAGGCCGAGATGGCGCGGCTGAAGCCGGTGCTGGCCGAGGTGGTCGCGCTCGGCGTGCCGGTCTCGATCGACAGCATGAAGTCGGAGGTCGTGGCCTGGGCGCTCGACCAGGGCGCTGCGATCGCCAATGACGTCTGGGGCCTGCAGCGCGACGCCGGCATGGCGCCGCTCGTCGCCGCGCGCGGCGTGCCCGTGATCATCATGCACAATCGCGAGCAGGCCGATCCGGCGATCGACATCATGCAGGACATCGCCGTGTTCTTTGAGCGCTCGCTCGAGATCGCAACGCGCGCCGGCATTGCGCCCGACCGGATCGTGCTCGATCCCGGCATCGGCTTCGGCAAGACGCCGGAGCAGAGCATGATCGCACTGGCGCGGCTTGCCGAGCTCAACGCGTTCCGCCTGCCGGTGCTGGTCGGCGCCTCGCGCAAGCGTTTCATCAGCACCATCGTGGCCTCGGAGCCGCAACAGCGGATCGGCGGCTCGATCGCGGCGCATCTGATCGCCGCGCAGCATGGCGCCCGCATCATCCGCGCGCACGACGTCGCCGAAACCGTTCAGGCGCTGCGGGTGGCCGCGGCAATCGAGGGACAGCAATGA